From a region of the Lactuca sativa cultivar Salinas chromosome 4, Lsat_Salinas_v11, whole genome shotgun sequence genome:
- the LOC111917157 gene encoding uncharacterized protein LOC111917157 — protein MSNSAKLEFTSLEVSGKNYVPWMINVKMHIESMGISNAIYELIDCLAQEKAKAQVFLHKHIDGMLKFDYLDINDPNILWNLLKERFDHQKEVILPNSIEEWRILRFQDLNKVNEYKSAFFRICSQLKYCGQEVTDEDMLEKTYSTFHATNITLQKYRLQKFTKYSELNACLLLVDQNKELLMKNHESRPTGSVELPESNAKNIDGYRNNTRRSGRGQGRGQGRGYFNQNQSHN, from the coding sequence ATGTCAAACAGTGCAAAGCTCGAGTTTACATCACTTGAAGTTAGTGGGAAAAACTATGTGCCATGGATGATAAATGTAAAAATGCATATTGAGTCTATGGGAATCTCAAATGCTATATATGAATTAATTGATTGCTTGGCACAAGAAAAGGCGAAAGCACAAGTTTTCCTTCATAAGCATATTGATGGAATGTTGAAATTTGATTATCTTGATATTAATGATCCAAATATTCTCTGGAATCTCTTAAAAGAACGATTTGATCATCAAAAGGAAGTTATACTTCCAAATTCTATAGAAGAATGGAGAATACTGAGGTTTCAAGACTTAAACAAAGTAAATGAATACAAATCAGCTTTCTTTAGAATATGTTCACAACTCAAGTATTGTGGACAAGAAGTTACTGATGAAGATATGTTGGAGAAAacttactccacatttcatgcaaCAAACATTACCTTGCAAAAATATCGGTTGCAAAAGTTCACAAAATATTCTGAACTGAATGCATGCTTGCTTCTTGTAGATCAAAACAAAGAGCTCCTAATGAAAAACCATGAATCTCGTCCAACTGGATCAGTAGAACTTCCTGAATCTAATGCTAAAAATATTGATGGTTATCGAAACAATACACGTAGAAGCGGGCGTGGCCAAGGTCGAGGACAAGGTCGTGGCTATTTTAATCAAAACCAAAGCCATAATTAG